A stretch of Brassica rapa cultivar Chiifu-401-42 chromosome A08, CAAS_Brap_v3.01, whole genome shotgun sequence DNA encodes these proteins:
- the LOC103836302 gene encoding phosphoglycerate mutase-like protein isoform X3, with translation MDLVGAQPLRLSSPKFKTIYLRKWLKVRHAQGIHNVALEEKGGIDEINDAHFSPRLLDAPLSPKGIQQVSKQRKQILESELLNTIELVITSPLRRAMETAVGIFRGQKAVNQSDNFPPIVALELCRERMGLYPCDRRESISTRRICFPDIDFTMVESDEDALWREEERENLEEVSARGLRFLKWLWERPEKEIAVVSHGIFLQQTLLALHEKVSIPLQDSLLTRFANCELRSIRIDESAVTWKQ, from the exons ATGGATTTGGTTGGAGCTCAGCCGCTACGCCTCTCATCCCCCAAGTTCAAAACCATTTATTTG CGAAAATGGTTAAAGGTGAGGCATGCACAAGGAATCCACAATGTAGCATTAGAAGAGAAAGGAGGGATAGATGAGATAAATGATGCCCATTTCTCTCCAAGGCTTTTAGATGCCCCTCTCTCCCCAAAGGGTATACAACAG GTTTCTAAACAGCGCAAACAAATACTTGAATCAGAATTACTAAACACTATTGAGTTAGTGATTACCTCCCCGCTGCGCAG GGCAATGGAAACTGCAGTTGGAATATTTAGGGGACAAAAAGCTGTAAATCAATCGGACAACTTCCCTCCAATTGTAGCACTTGAGCTTTGTAGAGAACGCATG GGACTATATCCGTGTGATCGTAGAGAGAGTATAAGTACCCGTCGCATTTGTTTCCCGGATATCGACTTTACAATG GTAGAGAGTGATGAAGATGCcctatggagagaagaggaaagggaaaaCCTAGAAGAGGTTTCTGCTAGAGGCCTTCGCTTTCTCAAATG GTTATGGGAGAGACCAGAGAAAGAAATAGCAGTTGTTAGCCATGGGATTTTCTTGCAGCAAACACTTCTTGCCCTGCATGAAAAAGTTAGCATACCTCTTCAAGATAGTCTTCTCACAAG GTTTGCCAATTGTGAACTACGGTCAATCCGGATAGATGAGAG TGCAGTGACATGGAAGCAGTGA
- the LOC103836302 gene encoding phosphoglycerate mutase-like protein isoform X2 has protein sequence MDLVGAQPLRLSSPKFKTIYLVRHAQGIHNVALEEKGGIDEINDAHFSPRLLDAPLSPKGIQQVSKQRKQILESELLNTIELVITSPLRRAMETAVGIFRGQKAVNQSDNFPPIVALELCRERMGLYPCDRRESISTRRICFPDIDFTMVESDEDALWREEERENLEEVSARGLRFLKWLWERPEKEIAVVSHGIFLQQTLLALHEKVSIPLQDSLLTRFANCELRSIRIDESDMEAVTVTTYNCIKNVDPPSTSLHTLE, from the exons ATGGATTTGGTTGGAGCTCAGCCGCTACGCCTCTCATCCCCCAAGTTCAAAACCATTTATTTG GTGAGGCATGCACAAGGAATCCACAATGTAGCATTAGAAGAGAAAGGAGGGATAGATGAGATAAATGATGCCCATTTCTCTCCAAGGCTTTTAGATGCCCCTCTCTCCCCAAAGGGTATACAACAG GTTTCTAAACAGCGCAAACAAATACTTGAATCAGAATTACTAAACACTATTGAGTTAGTGATTACCTCCCCGCTGCGCAG GGCAATGGAAACTGCAGTTGGAATATTTAGGGGACAAAAAGCTGTAAATCAATCGGACAACTTCCCTCCAATTGTAGCACTTGAGCTTTGTAGAGAACGCATG GGACTATATCCGTGTGATCGTAGAGAGAGTATAAGTACCCGTCGCATTTGTTTCCCGGATATCGACTTTACAATG GTAGAGAGTGATGAAGATGCcctatggagagaagaggaaagggaaaaCCTAGAAGAGGTTTCTGCTAGAGGCCTTCGCTTTCTCAAATG GTTATGGGAGAGACCAGAGAAAGAAATAGCAGTTGTTAGCCATGGGATTTTCTTGCAGCAAACACTTCTTGCCCTGCATGAAAAAGTTAGCATACCTCTTCAAGATAGTCTTCTCACAAG GTTTGCCAATTGTGAACTACGGTCAATCCGGATAGATGAGAG TGACATGGAAGCAGTGACAGTAACGACTTATAACTGTATAAAAAACGTTGATCCACCTTCAACTTCCCTTCACACGCTTGAATAG
- the LOC103836302 gene encoding phosphoglycerate mutase-like protein isoform X1 — MDLVGAQPLRLSSPKFKTIYLRKWLKVRHAQGIHNVALEEKGGIDEINDAHFSPRLLDAPLSPKGIQQVSKQRKQILESELLNTIELVITSPLRRAMETAVGIFRGQKAVNQSDNFPPIVALELCRERMGLYPCDRRESISTRRICFPDIDFTMVESDEDALWREEERENLEEVSARGLRFLKWLWERPEKEIAVVSHGIFLQQTLLALHEKVSIPLQDSLLTRFANCELRSIRIDESDMEAVTVTTYNCIKNVDPPSTSLHTLE; from the exons ATGGATTTGGTTGGAGCTCAGCCGCTACGCCTCTCATCCCCCAAGTTCAAAACCATTTATTTG CGAAAATGGTTAAAGGTGAGGCATGCACAAGGAATCCACAATGTAGCATTAGAAGAGAAAGGAGGGATAGATGAGATAAATGATGCCCATTTCTCTCCAAGGCTTTTAGATGCCCCTCTCTCCCCAAAGGGTATACAACAG GTTTCTAAACAGCGCAAACAAATACTTGAATCAGAATTACTAAACACTATTGAGTTAGTGATTACCTCCCCGCTGCGCAG GGCAATGGAAACTGCAGTTGGAATATTTAGGGGACAAAAAGCTGTAAATCAATCGGACAACTTCCCTCCAATTGTAGCACTTGAGCTTTGTAGAGAACGCATG GGACTATATCCGTGTGATCGTAGAGAGAGTATAAGTACCCGTCGCATTTGTTTCCCGGATATCGACTTTACAATG GTAGAGAGTGATGAAGATGCcctatggagagaagaggaaagggaaaaCCTAGAAGAGGTTTCTGCTAGAGGCCTTCGCTTTCTCAAATG GTTATGGGAGAGACCAGAGAAAGAAATAGCAGTTGTTAGCCATGGGATTTTCTTGCAGCAAACACTTCTTGCCCTGCATGAAAAAGTTAGCATACCTCTTCAAGATAGTCTTCTCACAAG GTTTGCCAATTGTGAACTACGGTCAATCCGGATAGATGAGAG TGACATGGAAGCAGTGACAGTAACGACTTATAACTGTATAAAAAACGTTGATCCACCTTCAACTTCCCTTCACACGCTTGAATAG